One part of the Haliaeetus albicilla chromosome 9, bHalAlb1.1, whole genome shotgun sequence genome encodes these proteins:
- the FOXN1 gene encoding forkhead box protein N1 isoform X1, whose translation MVSLLQDQSTIKFSSSDTLERDQQDLMKTQGDSVSPVQQTDNPSYNCQAYESDSRTERKSSESSHSPSPASPAQDQIHGRYPTSQGIHCGKNKFKASFSAEKFRRYSYEESTVGNYDRFLKSSRNPFHPYKRQISEDVFQEAHQALPPEGSPFKNARSIDGFEGLPGSTGPDESESFPAHIPNISTEQPWCNSIQYGTTGQDHGSQVMQDSDIKLRTSPLEGQPGLYCYQPQVQQMYCPSHPFHQYPSGGSYPVTYITSSHYPYQRIAPQSSQESQQPLFPKPIYSYSILIFMALKNSKTGSLPVSEIYNFMTEHFPYFKTAPDGWKNSVRHNLSLNKCFEKVENKSGNSSRKGCLWALNPAKIDKMQEELQKWKRKDPVAVRKSMAKPEELDTLIGDKSEKLRSSIMSCSPTGVASASLSRQMAVQSHSLCEPSLSSGIPQPLHSIHASGALHVKSPLPNLLGGQQTACYTSPQGFPQISSTLMQQSPDPQTLFPSGDAQSELRTQPSITQDSPLPAQTPPMCGVKMLTEHSTARTMQDTLMQEGDLSNDIDALNPSLTDFDLQGNLWEELKDDSLAVDPLVLISSSPTSSQCFPSHCQMDNSSSNNVNIQNGTPHNNLPDLQLTTLYSAFMELDTVSPAYLSNSGSKPIALM comes from the exons ATGGTTTCATTACTCCAAGATCAATCTACtattaaattttcttcttcGGACACTCTGGAAAGGGATCAACAAGACCTCATGAAGACACAGGGGGATTCGGTATCCCCAGTTCAGCAAACT GATAATCCCAGCTATAACTGCCAAGCATACGAGTCAGAcagcaggacagaaaggaagagttCAGAGTCTTCtcacagccccagccctgcttctcCAGCACAGGATCAAATTCATGGGAGATATCCTACAAGCCAAGGAATCCACTGTGGCAAGAACAAATTTAAAGCATCTTTCAGTGCTGAAAAATTCAGACGGTACAGTTACGAGGAAAGTACTGTAGGAAATTATGACAGGTTTCTCAAGAGCAGCAGAAACCCCTTTCACCCTTACAAGAGGCAGATCAGCGAAGATGTCTTCCAGGAAGCACATCAAGCCCTCCCACCAGAAGGTTCACCCTTCAAAAATGCTAGAAGCATCGATGGTTTTGAGGGTCTACCAGGATCTACAGGTCCTGATGAGTCAGAGTCATTTCCTGCACACATTCCAAACATCTCCACAGAACAACCATGGTGTAACAGCATCCAATACGGCACCACAGGCCAAGATCACGGTTCACAAGTCATG CAGGATTCAGACATCAAGCTTAGGACATCCCCACTGGAAGGGCAGCCTGGTTTGTATTGCTATCAGCCTCAAGTGCAGCAGATGTATTGCCCCTCACATCCTTTCCATCAG TATCCCTCAGGAGGCAGCTATCCTGTGACTTATATTACTTCTTCACACTACCCTTACCAAAGAATTGCTCCTCAAAGCAGTCAAGAATCCCAGCAGCCTCTATTTCCCAAACCCATCTACTCCTACag CATCCTGATCTTCATGGCACTCAAAAACAGCAAGACAGGGAGTTTGCCAGTCAGTGAGATCTACAATTTCATGACGGAACACTTTCCTTACTTTAAG ACAGCTCCAGATGGCTGGAAGAATTCTGTACGCCACAACTTATCTTTGAACAAATGCTTTGAGAAAGTTGAGAACAAGTCAGGCAATTCTTCTCGGAAAGGCTGTTTGTGGGCTCTGAATCCAGCCAAAATTGATAAGATGCAGGAGGAGcttcagaaatggaagaggaaagacCCAGTTGCTGTAAGGAAGAGTATGGCAAAGCCAG AAGAACTTGACACACTGATAGGCGACAAAAGTGAAAAGCTGAGATCTTCAATCATGTCCTGCAGTCCGACTGGTGTTGCAAGTGCATCCCTTTCCAGACAGATGGCAGTCCAATCCCATTCCTTATGCGAGCCCTCTCTTTCCTCCGGTATACCACAGCCATTACATAGTATCCACGCATCAGGAGCTCTACATGTCAAGAGTCCATTACCAAATTTGCTCGGGGGCCAACAGACTGCGTGCTATACATCACCACAGGGTTTTCCTCAAATCTCAAGTACATTAATGCAACAGTCACCTGATCCTCAGACCCTGTTTCCTTCTGGGGACGCTCAAAGTGAACTCAGAACTCAGCCCAGCATCACCCAGGATTCTCCACTGCCGGCTCAGACCCCCCCCATGTGTGGTGTGAAGATGCTGACAGAGCACTCTACAGCGAGGACAATGCAGGACACGCTCATGCAGGAAGGAGATCTCAGCAATGATATCGATGCTCTTAATCCATCCCTGACTGATTTTGATCTCCAAG GAAATCTTTGGGAGGAGCTGAAAGATGACAGCCTAGCTGTGGATCCCTTAGTTCTCATTTCATCATCCCCAACGTCTTCCCAGTGTTTCCCTTCTCACTGCCAGATggataacagcagcagcaacaacgTCAACATCCAAAACGGAACTCCACACAACAACTTACCCGACCTACAGCTCACTACTCTTTACTCTGCCTTTATGGAATTGGATACAGTGTCTCCTGCCTACCTAAGTAATTCTGGATCCAAACCTATAGCACTAATGTGA
- the FOXN1 gene encoding forkhead box protein N1 isoform X2 — protein MVSLLQDQSTIKFSSSDTLERDQQDLMKTQGDSVSPVQQTDNPSYNCQAYESDSRTERKSSESSHSPSPASPAQDQIHGRYPTSQGIHCGKNKFKASFSAEKFRRYSYEESTVGNYDRFLKSSRNPFHPYKRQISEDVFQEAHQALPPEGSPFKNARSIDGFEGLPGSTGPDESESFPAHIPNISTEQPWCNSIQYGTTGQDHGSQVMDSDIKLRTSPLEGQPGLYCYQPQVQQMYCPSHPFHQYPSGGSYPVTYITSSHYPYQRIAPQSSQESQQPLFPKPIYSYSILIFMALKNSKTGSLPVSEIYNFMTEHFPYFKTAPDGWKNSVRHNLSLNKCFEKVENKSGNSSRKGCLWALNPAKIDKMQEELQKWKRKDPVAVRKSMAKPEELDTLIGDKSEKLRSSIMSCSPTGVASASLSRQMAVQSHSLCEPSLSSGIPQPLHSIHASGALHVKSPLPNLLGGQQTACYTSPQGFPQISSTLMQQSPDPQTLFPSGDAQSELRTQPSITQDSPLPAQTPPMCGVKMLTEHSTARTMQDTLMQEGDLSNDIDALNPSLTDFDLQGNLWEELKDDSLAVDPLVLISSSPTSSQCFPSHCQMDNSSSNNVNIQNGTPHNNLPDLQLTTLYSAFMELDTVSPAYLSNSGSKPIALM, from the exons ATGGTTTCATTACTCCAAGATCAATCTACtattaaattttcttcttcGGACACTCTGGAAAGGGATCAACAAGACCTCATGAAGACACAGGGGGATTCGGTATCCCCAGTTCAGCAAACT GATAATCCCAGCTATAACTGCCAAGCATACGAGTCAGAcagcaggacagaaaggaagagttCAGAGTCTTCtcacagccccagccctgcttctcCAGCACAGGATCAAATTCATGGGAGATATCCTACAAGCCAAGGAATCCACTGTGGCAAGAACAAATTTAAAGCATCTTTCAGTGCTGAAAAATTCAGACGGTACAGTTACGAGGAAAGTACTGTAGGAAATTATGACAGGTTTCTCAAGAGCAGCAGAAACCCCTTTCACCCTTACAAGAGGCAGATCAGCGAAGATGTCTTCCAGGAAGCACATCAAGCCCTCCCACCAGAAGGTTCACCCTTCAAAAATGCTAGAAGCATCGATGGTTTTGAGGGTCTACCAGGATCTACAGGTCCTGATGAGTCAGAGTCATTTCCTGCACACATTCCAAACATCTCCACAGAACAACCATGGTGTAACAGCATCCAATACGGCACCACAGGCCAAGATCACGGTTCACAAGTCATG GATTCAGACATCAAGCTTAGGACATCCCCACTGGAAGGGCAGCCTGGTTTGTATTGCTATCAGCCTCAAGTGCAGCAGATGTATTGCCCCTCACATCCTTTCCATCAG TATCCCTCAGGAGGCAGCTATCCTGTGACTTATATTACTTCTTCACACTACCCTTACCAAAGAATTGCTCCTCAAAGCAGTCAAGAATCCCAGCAGCCTCTATTTCCCAAACCCATCTACTCCTACag CATCCTGATCTTCATGGCACTCAAAAACAGCAAGACAGGGAGTTTGCCAGTCAGTGAGATCTACAATTTCATGACGGAACACTTTCCTTACTTTAAG ACAGCTCCAGATGGCTGGAAGAATTCTGTACGCCACAACTTATCTTTGAACAAATGCTTTGAGAAAGTTGAGAACAAGTCAGGCAATTCTTCTCGGAAAGGCTGTTTGTGGGCTCTGAATCCAGCCAAAATTGATAAGATGCAGGAGGAGcttcagaaatggaagaggaaagacCCAGTTGCTGTAAGGAAGAGTATGGCAAAGCCAG AAGAACTTGACACACTGATAGGCGACAAAAGTGAAAAGCTGAGATCTTCAATCATGTCCTGCAGTCCGACTGGTGTTGCAAGTGCATCCCTTTCCAGACAGATGGCAGTCCAATCCCATTCCTTATGCGAGCCCTCTCTTTCCTCCGGTATACCACAGCCATTACATAGTATCCACGCATCAGGAGCTCTACATGTCAAGAGTCCATTACCAAATTTGCTCGGGGGCCAACAGACTGCGTGCTATACATCACCACAGGGTTTTCCTCAAATCTCAAGTACATTAATGCAACAGTCACCTGATCCTCAGACCCTGTTTCCTTCTGGGGACGCTCAAAGTGAACTCAGAACTCAGCCCAGCATCACCCAGGATTCTCCACTGCCGGCTCAGACCCCCCCCATGTGTGGTGTGAAGATGCTGACAGAGCACTCTACAGCGAGGACAATGCAGGACACGCTCATGCAGGAAGGAGATCTCAGCAATGATATCGATGCTCTTAATCCATCCCTGACTGATTTTGATCTCCAAG GAAATCTTTGGGAGGAGCTGAAAGATGACAGCCTAGCTGTGGATCCCTTAGTTCTCATTTCATCATCCCCAACGTCTTCCCAGTGTTTCCCTTCTCACTGCCAGATggataacagcagcagcaacaacgTCAACATCCAAAACGGAACTCCACACAACAACTTACCCGACCTACAGCTCACTACTCTTTACTCTGCCTTTATGGAATTGGATACAGTGTCTCCTGCCTACCTAAGTAATTCTGGATCCAAACCTATAGCACTAATGTGA